The following are encoded in a window of Brevibacillus sp. DP1.3A genomic DNA:
- a CDS encoding peptidoglycan-binding protein: MNRNIKKMATILSLSVLVTMIGQPAFAKTSFTSLKKGMKNSRVLEVEKMLDALHYDYKLVVDKIYNSNTAYNVKAFQKKYKLPQTGIVNKPTYDKLKSVYQARKQEQPTQPSTPSKPAESNDYATLKLGASGERVKELQTMLAGLGYKVTASGQYDESTRFAVMLFQSRNKQTLTGEADTKTYTAIQTQYKNNPVQPKPDTKPTTPTNPTTPVTPSKPEQPQNPGAGTQVPLPAGLTAEEKEMVQLVNQERTSRGLAPYQVDMQLVNVARVKAQEMVNKGYFSHTSPTYGSPFQMMDTFGIRYLAAAENIAQNYSVSSAHQMFMNSSGHKANIMSPTYDYVAIAVVNGGPHGKTFVQMFLKK, from the coding sequence ATGAATCGCAACATAAAGAAAATGGCAACCATCCTTTCCCTGTCCGTCCTCGTAACCATGATCGGACAACCTGCATTTGCGAAAACAAGCTTTACCTCTTTGAAAAAAGGGATGAAAAACTCGCGCGTGCTTGAAGTGGAAAAGATGCTCGATGCACTCCATTACGACTACAAGCTGGTGGTGGACAAGATCTACAACAGCAACACAGCTTATAACGTCAAAGCGTTCCAGAAAAAATACAAGCTGCCGCAAACCGGAATTGTAAACAAACCCACTTACGATAAACTGAAGAGCGTGTACCAAGCTCGCAAGCAAGAGCAGCCGACACAGCCAAGCACACCGTCCAAACCTGCTGAGTCCAATGATTACGCTACGCTGAAATTGGGTGCTAGTGGTGAACGCGTGAAGGAATTGCAAACGATGCTCGCTGGCCTCGGTTACAAAGTAACGGCATCGGGCCAATACGATGAATCTACGCGTTTTGCCGTCATGCTGTTCCAGTCGCGCAATAAACAAACCTTGACTGGTGAAGCTGATACCAAAACCTATACTGCCATTCAAACGCAATACAAGAACAATCCAGTGCAACCCAAACCAGATACAAAGCCAACCACTCCAACAAATCCAACGACTCCCGTAACACCAAGCAAGCCTGAGCAACCACAAAACCCTGGTGCTGGCACGCAAGTTCCTCTTCCTGCTGGTTTGACGGCTGAGGAAAAAGAAATGGTTCAACTCGTGAATCAAGAGCGCACCAGCCGCGGACTCGCACCTTATCAAGTGGACATGCAGTTGGTGAATGTTGCACGCGTGAAAGCCCAAGAGATGGTAAACAAAGGGTACTTTAGCCACACCTCTCCCACTTACGGCTCACCGTTTCAAATGATGGATACTTTTGGTATTCGCTATTTGGCTGCTGCTGAAAATATTGCTCAAAACTACTCTGTAAGCAGCGCCCATCAAATGTTTATGAATTCCTCCGGGCACAAAGCCAATATCATGAGTCCGACATACGACTACGTAGCCATTGCTGTTGTGAATGGCGGTCCACACGGGAAAACGTTCGTGCAAATGTTCTTAAAAAAATAG
- a CDS encoding glycosyltransferase family 2 protein — MSHSQQPLVSIITPSYNQGRFIRETINSILTQDYANLEHIVVDGGSTDDTLSILQEYAQKDPRFRYISEPDRGQSHALNKGLALARGEIIGWLNSDDTYVPGAIMKAVHAFAGNPAWGMLHGNCHVMNEYGQVSTTYPSEQADSKKLYQSCVICQPSAFIRAHVFRHMGGVDEKLQFCMDYDLWMRIAKFYPIGYLPHYLGNARIHTACKSATQWHSVGVPEVIRSLAKNYSSIPSHWISYVPQYKGMGVLDLLRLYKSFPSNTTRITSMNRGMDLWAPPVLRAIVESDPSAPAQMLLVKGKVPGSPIKLPKPIVLTALVNGVNVKSYTVDKPTFALEIPLDPNATTIRVDIASSSVGIPSTPQVQQRMAGGYMAEEIIPLSYDEVIVYKAFSRS; from the coding sequence GTGTCCCACTCACAGCAACCATTAGTGAGTATCATTACCCCCTCTTACAACCAAGGCCGGTTTATTCGTGAGACGATAAATAGCATATTGACCCAGGACTATGCAAACCTTGAGCATATCGTGGTAGATGGAGGCTCGACTGACGATACGCTCTCCATCTTGCAAGAATATGCACAAAAAGATCCGCGTTTCCGTTATATTTCCGAACCGGATCGCGGACAGTCTCATGCGCTTAACAAAGGCTTGGCATTGGCAAGAGGCGAAATCATCGGCTGGCTGAATTCAGACGACACCTATGTACCTGGCGCCATTATGAAGGCTGTTCACGCTTTTGCGGGTAACCCAGCCTGGGGAATGCTTCACGGCAATTGCCATGTAATGAACGAGTACGGTCAAGTATCCACCACTTACCCGTCAGAACAAGCTGATTCCAAGAAGTTGTATCAAAGCTGTGTGATTTGCCAGCCATCCGCTTTCATCAGAGCCCACGTCTTCAGGCACATGGGGGGCGTTGATGAAAAATTGCAATTTTGCATGGATTACGACCTGTGGATGCGCATCGCCAAATTTTATCCCATCGGTTATCTGCCTCACTATTTAGGAAACGCTCGAATCCACACGGCTTGCAAATCAGCTACCCAATGGCATTCCGTCGGCGTACCCGAAGTCATACGATCTCTTGCAAAAAATTATTCGTCCATACCCAGCCACTGGATATCGTACGTTCCACAATACAAAGGCATGGGTGTACTCGACCTGTTGAGGCTCTATAAGTCCTTTCCATCCAATACAACCAGAATCACAAGCATGAATCGGGGGATGGACTTGTGGGCGCCTCCTGTCCTACGTGCGATTGTTGAATCAGATCCATCTGCACCGGCTCAAATGTTGTTAGTGAAGGGCAAAGTCCCTGGCTCCCCCATAAAATTGCCGAAGCCCATTGTTTTGACTGCGCTCGTGAATGGCGTAAACGTAAAAAGTTATACCGTTGATAAACCCACCTTTGCCCTCGAAATTCCACTCGATCCGAATGCAACGACGATTCGTGTGGACATCGCGTCTTCCAGTGTCGGTATCCCAAGCACTCCTCAAGTCCAGCAAAGAATGGCAGGAGGATACATGGCCGAAGAGATCATTCCTCTTTCGTATGACGAAGTGATCGTGTACAAAGCTTTTTCGAGGAGCTAA
- a CDS encoding DUF1360 domain-containing protein, whose translation MFDLSWIDLIILVLASFRLTHLIVFDEITSFLRKPFYQVLYVPDESGQMVRDFQFKGGRVRQWIGRLLSCHWCVGIWVGALIVGLYMYVPAAYPLLLLLAIAGAAAVIETKLYSS comes from the coding sequence ATGTTTGACCTCTCTTGGATCGACCTAATCATTCTTGTGCTGGCAAGCTTTCGTCTCACGCATTTGATTGTTTTTGATGAGATCACGTCTTTTCTGCGAAAACCATTTTACCAGGTGTTATATGTACCCGATGAGTCGGGGCAAATGGTGCGGGACTTTCAATTTAAAGGCGGGAGGGTGCGCCAATGGATAGGCAGATTGTTGAGCTGCCATTGGTGCGTGGGGATTTGGGTGGGCGCTCTGATCGTTGGGCTGTATATGTATGTGCCAGCCGCCTATCCGTTGCTGCTCCTGCTTGCCATAGCCGGAGCGGCGGCTGTCATTGAGACGAAATTATACTCGAGTTGA
- a CDS encoding glycosyltransferase family 2 protein: MPTSQMPLISIIIPVKNEGDNVRSTITSLLNTRTTYPYEVIVVDDASTDNGCHFLQGQGQNEKIKLITTEGIGAAAARNLGVNHARGNYFIFCDAHLSFENFWIDRMMELILTKKADGVAPGIASMTEPHKIGYGQNLNQKLEITWYPKPTGTAPVAILPGGCFLVTREAFMKVGGFDRGFRIWGFEDIEFSIKMWLFGYTCMVQPSVKILHLFRQVHPYTVAHEHIYYNMLRMAYSHFNEQRIEAAKKLVLYANASEIADDVLTCGAAAQRVRYNAQRKFDDNWFFQKFQIPF, encoded by the coding sequence ATGCCCACCTCACAGATGCCCCTGATCTCCATTATCATTCCTGTAAAAAATGAGGGGGACAATGTGCGTTCTACCATCACTTCCCTTTTGAATACAAGAACCACGTATCCATATGAAGTGATCGTAGTCGATGATGCCTCAACTGATAACGGTTGTCACTTTCTACAAGGTCAAGGGCAAAATGAAAAAATAAAATTAATCACAACAGAAGGCATTGGTGCTGCTGCAGCACGAAACTTGGGCGTGAATCACGCACGCGGCAACTACTTCATTTTTTGCGATGCCCATCTGTCTTTTGAAAACTTCTGGATTGATCGCATGATGGAGCTCATTCTTACAAAAAAAGCAGATGGCGTTGCTCCCGGAATCGCTTCCATGACGGAGCCACATAAAATTGGTTATGGGCAAAATCTGAATCAAAAGCTCGAGATCACCTGGTATCCAAAGCCAACAGGTACGGCACCGGTTGCGATATTGCCAGGGGGATGCTTCCTGGTCACCAGAGAAGCTTTTATGAAAGTCGGGGGTTTTGACCGCGGTTTTCGCATATGGGGATTTGAAGATATCGAGTTTTCCATCAAAATGTGGCTATTCGGATATACGTGTATGGTCCAGCCATCTGTAAAAATCCTACATTTGTTTAGGCAAGTTCACCCTTACACAGTTGCACATGAGCACATTTATTACAATATGCTTCGAATGGCGTACAGCCATTTTAACGAGCAGCGGATTGAGGCTGCGAAAAAACTTGTGCTCTACGCAAATGCGAGTGAAATTGCGGATGACGTGCTGACTTGCGGGGCTGCCGCTCAGCGTGTTCGATACAATGCCCAAAGGAAATTCGACGACAATTGGTTCTTTCAAAAATTTCAAATTCCATTCTGA